The Geothrix oryzae DNA window GTCATGGGCCAGGAGGGCGGCGGCCTGGCGGCGGATTCCGTCCTCATCGGCCAGGGCGTGGCCCGCAGCATGCGCGTGAAGGAGGGGGACATGATCTCCCTCCGCGGCTACACCGGCCTTCCCATGCTGTTCTCAATCCAGAAGGTGCTGCCCGCCGAATCCGAATTGGTGTCGTCGGATCTCGTCATCATGGCCCTGCCGGACATCCGGACCCTCTTCAACCTGCCCGAAGGCCAGGCCACGGACCTGATGGTCCGCGCCGGAAACCCCCGCGAGCTGCCCACCATCGCCGCCAAGATCGTGGAGCGGTTCCCCGATGCCCGGCCCATCCTGAAATCCGAGATCCTCCGCACCTACGACGCCATTTTCGACTGGCGCGGCGGCCTGCTGGTGGCCGTGCTGGCCTCGGCCCTGCTCTCCTTCGTCATCTTCGCCTGGGACAAGGCCACGGGCCTCTCGGCGGAAGAACGTAAGGAGATCGGCATCCTGAAATCCATCGGCTGGGAGACCTCGGATGTGCTGCTGCTGAAGTTCTGGGAAGGCACCGTCATCTCCCTGACGGCCTTCCTCTCCGGCGTCCTGCTCGCCTACGGCCATGTCTTCTTCTTCTCCGCCTCGCTCTTCGAGCACGCCCTCAAGGGCTGGTCGGTCCTCTTCCCGCGCTACCGCCTCATCCCCACGGTGGACGCCTACCAGCTCGGGGTGCTGTTCTTCCTCACGGTCCTGCCCTACACGGCCGCCACCCTCGTGCCGTGTTGGCGGGCCGCCACGGTGGACCCCGACGCCGCGATGAGGTCCTGACCATGATCGAGCTCACCCAGGTGGTGAAGACCTACCATGCCGGCCTCGCCACGCCGTTCACCGCGGTGGACGGCGTGAGCCTCCAGATTCCGTTCGGCCAGCTCACGATCCTCAAGGGCCCCAGCGGCTCCGGCAAGACGACCCTGCTGACCCTCATCGGCTGCATGGCCCGCCCCACCTCGGGTCGCATCCACCTCCATGGTCTTCCCGCGGCGGCCCTGCCCGGCCTCCCCTCTGGAGACGGCCTCGAGATCACCAGCCTGCCCGAGCGCTTCCTCACGGGCATCCGGCGCCGGACCTTCGGCTTCATCTTCCAGCAGTTCAACCTGATCCAGGGCATCTCGGCCTTGGAGAATGTGATGCTCCCAACCTGCCCCACCGGGGAGGACGCCGCTGTCGTCCGCCGCCGGGCCCTGGAGCTGTTGGGCCGCTTCGGCCTCTCGCGACAGGCCGGAGCCGCCGTGGGCCGGCTGTCCGGCGGCGAGGCCCAGCGCGTGGCCGTGGCCCGGGCCCTCATCAATGATCCCGCCGTGATCATCGCCGATGAGCCGACGGCCCACCTGGACAGCCGGCTCTCCGCGGAGTTCATGGAGCTGATGGGGACCT harbors:
- a CDS encoding ABC transporter ATP-binding protein; translated protein: MIELTQVVKTYHAGLATPFTAVDGVSLQIPFGQLTILKGPSGSGKTTLLTLIGCMARPTSGRIHLHGLPAAALPGLPSGDGLEITSLPERFLTGIRRRTFGFIFQQFNLIQGISALENVMLPTCPTGEDAAVVRRRALELLGRFGLSRQAGAAVGRLSGGEAQRVAVARALINDPAVIIADEPTAHLDSRLSAEFMELMGTFKATGRTLLIASHDPIVYESPLADRVVTLRDGRITATTP
- a CDS encoding ABC transporter permease, with the protein product MHPSLRRTRNILDFALSSLLRRRGRNLSLLLVYTLVVAVLASLIFFVQALKREARLVLGQAPEMVVQRMVAGRHDPIPTAQAEAIRAIRGVREVTPRVWGYYYDPVYGGNLTVMGQEGGGLAADSVLIGQGVARSMRVKEGDMISLRGYTGLPMLFSIQKVLPAESELVSSDLVIMALPDIRTLFNLPEGQATDLMVRAGNPRELPTIAAKIVERFPDARPILKSEILRTYDAIFDWRGGLLVAVLASALLSFVIFAWDKATGLSAEERKEIGILKSIGWETSDVLLLKFWEGTVISLTAFLSGVLLAYGHVFFFSASLFEHALKGWSVLFPRYRLIPTVDAYQLGVLFFLTVLPYTAATLVPCWRAATVDPDAAMRS